From one Amaranthus tricolor cultivar Red isolate AtriRed21 chromosome 17, ASM2621246v1, whole genome shotgun sequence genomic stretch:
- the LOC130803834 gene encoding S-protein homolog 5-like — protein MYNTLKSEEDLEVHCKSKNDDLGVHVIPHTFYYEFKFGANIWGNTLFFCGFVFGNKLHWFDIYNETRDTADCWQKCYWEIRESQNCLLDFYTGKYDFCHPWKSQHYKFEVSRNNSTKAPIMSIS, from the coding sequence ATGTATAATACATTGAAAAGCGAGGAAGATCTTGAAGTACATTGCAAATCAAAGAATGATGATCTTGGTGTTCATGTTATACCGCATACATTTTattatgaatttaaatttgggGCTAATATTTGGGGTAATACTTTGTTTTTTTGTGGTTTTGTATTTGGTAATAAATTACATTGGTTTGATATTTATAATGAAACCAGGGATACTGCCGATTGTTGGCAAAAATGTTATTGGGAAATTAGAGAATCTCAGAATTGCTTGCTTGATTTTTATACCGGAAAGTATGATTTTTGTCATCCGTGGAAAtctcaacattataaatttgaaGTTTCTAGGAATAATTCCACCAAAGCACCAATTATGTCAATATCttga